The Brevibacillus brevis genome contains a region encoding:
- the ileS gene encoding isoleucine--tRNA ligase has protein sequence MDYSKTLALPKTDFPMRGNLPSREPQMQAVWEEQNIYQQVLDRTKDRPSFVLHDGPPYANGDIHIGHALNKILKDFIVRYKSMAGFYAPYIPGWDTHGLPIEQAIINAQGLDRRSIEVNDFRQRCEEYAWSYIDKQRDQFKRLGVRGDWENPYVTLLPEYEANQIRVFGEMAKKGYIYKGLRCVYWSPSSETALADAEIEYKDKRSPSIYVSFQVADGKGKLDTETGVVIWTTTPWTLPANLAISLHPELEYNVVKVDGRKFLVANGLIEAASKEIGWEGVEILATFKGQDLEGVETQHPFYDRKSPLILGEHVTLDAGTGCVHTAPGHGEDDFNVGQKYNLGVLCPVDHEGKMTNEAPGFEGLFYEDANKVITEKLKENGALLKLNFFTHSYPHDWRTKKPVIYRATEQWFASIDGFREQMLEAIKNVKWIPHWGETRLANMIADRGDWCISRQRVWGVPIPIFYCKSCNEPIINDTTINHVADLFRKEGSKVWFSREANELVPEGLSCTKCDCKEFRKETDIMDVWFDSGSSHQAVLRERGIAWPADMYLEGSDQYRGWFNSSLSTGVAVYGTAPYKSVLSHGFALDGEGRKMSKSLGNVIVPQQVIDKMGADILRLWVASVDYQADVRISDAILNQIAEVYRKIRNTFRFLLGNLDGFNPATDRVAYEELGELDRYVLAKAAKVAKRTRKAYDEYQFHTVFHAVHNFCVIDLSAFYLDICKDRLYVEAPDSLKRRAAQTVMYDCLLSLVKLVAPLLPHTADEVWAFIPGVEEKSVQLTDMPEGDEQHLSFAAEAESKWDAFLAIRDEVLKAMEEARRNKVFGNSVDAKLALYPQTEEVAKTLAAMDDLADLFIVAHVDVHSGSAPAEAVQLEGIAAVVSAADGGKCERCRVVKPDVGTRESHASLCVRCADIVEQHYAHVTE, from the coding sequence ATGGATTACAGCAAAACCTTAGCGCTACCAAAAACAGATTTCCCCATGCGCGGAAATTTGCCAAGCCGCGAGCCACAGATGCAAGCGGTATGGGAAGAGCAAAATATTTATCAACAAGTGTTAGATCGTACGAAAGACCGCCCGTCTTTTGTCTTGCATGATGGCCCTCCGTATGCGAATGGAGACATCCATATCGGTCACGCACTGAACAAAATCCTTAAGGACTTCATCGTTCGATACAAATCCATGGCAGGCTTTTATGCGCCGTACATCCCAGGCTGGGATACACATGGTTTGCCGATCGAGCAAGCGATTATCAATGCGCAAGGGTTGGATCGTCGCAGCATCGAAGTGAACGATTTCCGCCAGCGCTGTGAAGAGTATGCTTGGTCCTATATCGACAAGCAACGCGACCAATTCAAGCGTCTGGGTGTTCGTGGAGATTGGGAAAACCCTTATGTGACACTCCTGCCTGAATATGAAGCCAACCAAATTCGCGTATTCGGCGAAATGGCGAAAAAGGGCTATATTTACAAAGGTCTTCGCTGCGTGTACTGGTCTCCGTCTTCTGAGACGGCTCTGGCTGACGCAGAAATCGAATACAAAGACAAGCGCTCTCCTTCGATTTACGTCAGCTTCCAGGTAGCAGATGGAAAAGGCAAGCTGGATACAGAAACAGGCGTTGTTATCTGGACAACGACTCCGTGGACATTGCCAGCAAACCTCGCGATCAGCCTGCACCCTGAACTCGAGTACAACGTAGTGAAGGTAGATGGCCGCAAATTCTTAGTAGCAAACGGTCTGATTGAAGCTGCGAGCAAAGAAATTGGCTGGGAAGGCGTAGAGATTCTCGCGACCTTTAAAGGTCAAGATCTGGAAGGCGTAGAAACTCAGCATCCGTTCTACGATCGCAAATCTCCACTCATCCTGGGTGAGCATGTAACCTTGGATGCAGGTACTGGTTGCGTTCATACTGCTCCAGGACACGGGGAGGATGACTTTAACGTTGGTCAAAAATACAATTTGGGTGTTCTTTGCCCAGTAGATCACGAAGGTAAAATGACCAATGAGGCACCAGGCTTTGAAGGCCTCTTCTACGAAGATGCTAACAAAGTGATTACAGAAAAGCTGAAAGAAAACGGAGCACTCTTGAAGCTCAATTTCTTCACGCACTCCTATCCACATGACTGGCGTACGAAAAAACCGGTTATTTATCGCGCGACGGAGCAATGGTTCGCATCAATCGACGGATTCCGTGAGCAAATGCTCGAAGCGATTAAAAATGTAAAATGGATTCCGCATTGGGGAGAAACGCGTCTGGCAAACATGATTGCGGATCGTGGCGACTGGTGCATTTCCCGTCAGCGTGTATGGGGTGTACCGATTCCAATCTTCTACTGCAAATCGTGTAATGAACCAATCATTAACGACACGACGATCAACCATGTTGCTGATCTGTTCCGCAAAGAAGGGTCGAAAGTATGGTTCTCCCGTGAAGCGAATGAGTTGGTTCCAGAAGGACTTTCTTGCACGAAATGCGATTGCAAGGAATTCCGCAAAGAAACGGATATCATGGATGTTTGGTTCGACTCCGGTTCCAGCCACCAGGCTGTATTGCGCGAAAGAGGCATTGCTTGGCCGGCCGACATGTATCTGGAAGGCTCTGACCAGTATCGTGGCTGGTTCAACTCTTCTCTCTCGACGGGTGTTGCCGTGTATGGCACAGCTCCTTACAAATCCGTCCTGAGCCACGGCTTTGCATTGGATGGAGAAGGACGCAAAATGTCCAAATCCCTCGGTAACGTCATCGTGCCTCAACAAGTGATTGACAAGATGGGCGCAGATATCTTGCGTCTGTGGGTAGCTTCTGTTGATTATCAGGCTGATGTGCGTATTTCCGATGCGATTCTGAACCAGATCGCTGAGGTGTACCGCAAAATCCGCAATACGTTCCGCTTCCTGTTGGGTAACCTGGATGGATTTAATCCAGCAACAGACCGCGTAGCGTACGAAGAGCTGGGAGAGCTGGACCGTTATGTTCTGGCGAAAGCGGCAAAAGTCGCGAAGCGTACACGCAAAGCGTACGATGAATATCAGTTCCATACCGTTTTCCATGCCGTTCACAACTTCTGCGTCATTGATTTGTCCGCGTTCTATCTGGATATTTGCAAGGATCGTCTGTATGTAGAAGCGCCAGATAGTTTGAAGCGACGCGCTGCACAAACCGTGATGTACGATTGCTTGCTCAGTCTGGTGAAGCTGGTCGCTCCACTGTTGCCGCATACAGCCGATGAGGTGTGGGCGTTCATTCCAGGCGTGGAAGAGAAGAGTGTACAGCTCACAGATATGCCAGAAGGCGACGAGCAACATCTCAGCTTTGCAGCAGAAGCAGAGAGCAAATGGGATGCGTTCCTGGCGATCCGTGACGAGGTTCTCAAAGCGATGGAAGAAGCGCGCCGCAACAAGGTGTTCGGTAACTCCGTTGATGCGAAGCTGGCTCTGTACCCACAAACGGAAGAAGTCGCGAAAACATTGGCAGCCATGGACGATCTGGCTGACCTGTTCATCGTGGCTCACGTGGATGTACACAGCGGATCTGCTCCGGCAGAAGCGGTACAACTCGAAGGAATTGCTGCAGTGGTCTCAGCCGCAGACGGTGGAAAATGCGAGCGTTGCCGTGTAGTGAAACCTGATGTTGGTACCCGCGAGTCGCACGCGTCGCTCTGCGTACGTTGCGCTGATATCGTAGAACAACACTACGCACATGTAACAGAATAA
- a CDS encoding MFS transporter → MAQNAKNLIGLVGVPLVMVLGNSMLIPVLPTMKTEMKLTALQTSLLITAFSIAAGIVIPFAGYLSDRFGRKIVIIISLALYGLGGLVAGLSALWLDQPYMAIMGGRVLQGIGAAGTAPIAMALVGDLFDGASESRALGLLETSNGMGKVLSPIIGSLLALISWYMVFLAFPIICGVVLLMFLFLTKEKKQEKKPLPVKQYMHSISQVFKQHGKWLVPAFFIGSICLFTLFGVLFYLSDLLEEKYKIDGVIKGFFLAIPLLVMSIAAYVTGIIIKKKLKLMRLFVIVGMFLLATSYILASFVKGAYVLIGILVIGSVGTGMILPCLNSMIVGAVQKTERGMITSLYSGVRFIGVAIGPPIFTWLLEISRTVMFLSIAGLSLVFAVVAIFFLKPKQVEQQGQGTKDTETQAWRQISEVLGIERETVHEVQRERAIEKYGFDPNELVKRVLSGKKEKEKQ, encoded by the coding sequence ATGGCACAAAATGCGAAAAACCTGATTGGGCTAGTCGGGGTTCCATTAGTTATGGTGTTGGGCAACTCGATGCTGATCCCTGTACTGCCTACAATGAAAACGGAAATGAAGCTCACCGCCTTACAGACGAGCTTGTTGATCACCGCTTTTTCGATTGCTGCAGGTATTGTTATCCCTTTTGCCGGCTATTTGTCGGATCGATTTGGGAGAAAAATTGTCATTATCATTTCCCTTGCCTTGTACGGTCTGGGTGGTTTGGTCGCAGGGCTTTCCGCACTGTGGTTGGATCAACCTTATATGGCCATAATGGGAGGGCGAGTCTTGCAGGGGATCGGGGCCGCCGGGACAGCCCCTATCGCGATGGCTTTGGTAGGGGATCTGTTCGATGGCGCTTCGGAGAGTAGGGCATTGGGGCTTTTGGAGACATCAAACGGGATGGGAAAAGTATTAAGCCCGATAATTGGCTCCTTGCTTGCTCTCATTTCTTGGTACATGGTTTTTTTAGCTTTTCCGATAATTTGCGGTGTCGTCCTCCTGATGTTTTTATTTCTGACCAAGGAAAAGAAACAGGAGAAAAAGCCGCTACCTGTCAAGCAATACATGCATTCGATCTCACAAGTGTTTAAGCAGCACGGAAAATGGCTTGTCCCCGCGTTTTTTATTGGGAGCATCTGCCTGTTTACGTTGTTTGGTGTACTTTTTTACCTGTCTGATTTATTGGAGGAAAAATACAAGATCGATGGTGTCATCAAAGGCTTTTTCTTGGCGATTCCATTGCTCGTAATGAGTATTGCGGCATATGTAACAGGAATCATCATCAAAAAGAAGCTGAAGCTGATGCGTCTATTTGTGATTGTCGGCATGTTCTTGCTCGCTACGTCCTACATTCTGGCCAGCTTTGTCAAAGGGGCTTATGTCCTAATTGGCATTTTGGTTATCGGCAGTGTGGGGACGGGGATGATTTTACCTTGCTTGAACTCGATGATCGTTGGGGCCGTACAAAAAACAGAGCGGGGCATGATTACGTCTTTGTATAGCGGTGTCCGTTTTATCGGTGTTGCGATCGGCCCGCCTATTTTTACCTGGTTGCTCGAGATTTCTCGAACGGTCATGTTTCTATCAATCGCAGGTTTATCGCTCGTTTTCGCTGTAGTTGCGATCTTCTTCTTGAAGCCTAAGCAGGTCGAGCAGCAAGGACAAGGGACAAAAGACACCGAGACGCAAGCGTGGCGGCAAATATCAGAGGTACTGGGAATTGAACGAGAAACGGTACATGAGGTACAACGTGAGAGAGCCATCGAAAAGTATGGCTTTGATCCAAATGAGCTCGTCAAACGCGTGTTGTCGGGAAAAAAGGAAAAGGAAAAACAATAA
- a CDS encoding mandelate racemase/muconate lactonizing enzyme family protein: MQIERVETYPLLHRLSQAYGDANGFKRYRTSYLIRIITRSGIDGWGEIIDWLPTLHKGFCERIIPYLLDKQVDNRVALVDVIGKWHQRSASGVSMALTEILAKAAGLSVCQLWGGQIHSGIPVYASLQSYRETEDWMQQSWKQVSQQVDDGFKMVKVKIGGRSVQEDQTHIEKLMNMLPEDVQVAVDANQSYDCATARKWEGLFSRYGNWLWLEEPMPMDRTNEYVKLRSSLSIPLAGGENLIRCAQFLPLYEGGAIDIAQPDLMHTGGIDDYRTHLQMARQFGYRVSPHSFDGSLARLYTLFAQACLLAWTKMDSLPIEPVEWDVMENPFTQLFPLQPIKGKVTIPAGVGIGVEPDWEIINAMRWDGSAYA; this comes from the coding sequence CTGCAAATTGAGCGCGTAGAAACGTATCCGCTACTTCATCGTCTATCGCAAGCTTACGGCGATGCGAATGGGTTTAAGCGTTATCGAACCAGCTATCTCATTCGGATTATCACAAGATCTGGAATAGATGGCTGGGGAGAAATTATCGATTGGCTGCCGACGCTCCATAAGGGCTTTTGTGAGCGAATCATTCCGTACTTGCTGGATAAGCAGGTCGACAACAGAGTAGCCCTTGTTGATGTCATAGGAAAGTGGCATCAGCGATCGGCTTCAGGTGTCAGTATGGCACTCACGGAAATTTTGGCGAAAGCGGCGGGGCTATCTGTGTGCCAACTGTGGGGAGGCCAGATTCATTCTGGCATCCCAGTATATGCCTCCCTCCAATCCTACCGTGAAACAGAAGACTGGATGCAACAATCATGGAAGCAAGTCAGCCAGCAAGTCGACGACGGCTTCAAGATGGTGAAAGTAAAGATTGGCGGTCGGTCTGTTCAAGAGGATCAGACGCATATCGAAAAACTGATGAATATGCTTCCCGAAGACGTTCAAGTAGCGGTAGATGCCAATCAGAGCTACGATTGTGCGACTGCAAGGAAGTGGGAGGGGCTTTTTTCCCGTTATGGCAATTGGCTTTGGCTGGAGGAGCCGATGCCCATGGATCGTACAAACGAGTACGTCAAGCTTCGTTCGTCACTATCTATCCCGCTTGCAGGCGGAGAAAACTTGATCCGCTGCGCGCAGTTTTTGCCCTTGTATGAGGGGGGAGCCATTGATATTGCACAGCCTGACCTGATGCATACGGGAGGTATTGACGATTATCGAACGCATTTGCAAATGGCCCGTCAGTTTGGCTATCGTGTGTCCCCGCATTCCTTTGATGGTTCGTTGGCACGATTGTACACGTTATTTGCACAAGCTTGCTTGCTGGCTTGGACCAAGATGGATAGCCTTCCGATTGAGCCTGTCGAATGGGACGTCATGGAGAACCCGTTTACACAATTGTTTCCGCTTCAACCCATAAAGGGCAAAGTGACAATTCCTGCTGGCGTCGGAATTGGCGTCGAGCCTGACTGGGAGATTATTAACGCGATGCGCTGGGACGGTAGCGCTTATGCGTAA
- a CDS encoding LCP family protein translates to MQAKNDKPQAPAKQPRKRIKRGQRSKRMYLLLAGCLFLCLLAVGAGFALNQFNKTLDVVTEDPYKLPDQPVVEKPYEQKKSIAFVIVGVDTRKNIGMLNTDVLVVAVANPVTQKLSMVSLPRDTRVQIPGYPGYHKVNEVFALGENIRKDAEIKGKPVTENGMTMLKKTLNHMLGISVEHYVQLDFEGFTAVIDKLGGITVDVDRDLVYELPKQGVYRNLKKGKQVLNGEQALGFVRHRIDRRGDAYNSSDFDRNRRQQQVIRAVAEKSMSMDGLASLTAVLDTVGQHIKTDLSKDQIKGLALDFASFSSSNMVTLDNGAIWSSPYSLWPRENMQAVRTALQTEAGVAGQSEQLSDAAVAEVAKVEMKAEKRTPASKPKPTTGTKEQPKTQKPAKPSPNTAPEPTQEPVTPPTVPDGNGGESNPEPTDSNMPPPDILAPPAPATDSADVGQTG, encoded by the coding sequence GTGCAAGCCAAGAATGACAAGCCTCAAGCTCCTGCAAAACAGCCGCGTAAACGGATCAAGCGTGGTCAGCGAAGCAAGCGGATGTATCTGCTCTTGGCGGGTTGCTTATTCCTCTGTTTGTTGGCCGTAGGAGCAGGCTTCGCCCTCAACCAGTTTAACAAGACATTGGACGTCGTAACGGAAGACCCTTACAAGCTGCCGGATCAACCCGTTGTAGAGAAGCCGTACGAACAAAAGAAATCAATCGCCTTTGTCATCGTCGGGGTGGATACGCGCAAAAACATCGGCATGTTAAACACGGATGTCCTCGTCGTTGCAGTCGCCAATCCGGTTACGCAAAAGCTGAGCATGGTATCGTTGCCCCGTGATACCCGGGTTCAAATCCCAGGATATCCTGGTTATCACAAAGTCAATGAAGTATTTGCATTAGGGGAAAATATCAGGAAAGATGCGGAAATCAAAGGGAAGCCTGTTACCGAAAATGGCATGACGATGCTCAAAAAAACATTGAATCACATGCTGGGGATCTCGGTTGAGCATTACGTGCAGCTTGACTTTGAGGGCTTCACAGCGGTCATTGACAAGCTGGGCGGGATTACGGTTGACGTAGATCGCGATCTCGTATACGAATTGCCGAAGCAAGGTGTATACCGCAATTTGAAAAAAGGAAAGCAAGTATTGAACGGAGAGCAGGCACTTGGCTTCGTCCGTCATCGCATCGACAGACGTGGAGACGCTTACAACTCGAGCGACTTCGATCGAAACCGCAGACAGCAGCAGGTGATTCGTGCCGTGGCAGAAAAGAGCATGTCCATGGATGGATTAGCGAGTTTGACAGCCGTACTGGATACCGTTGGTCAGCATATCAAAACCGACCTCTCAAAAGACCAAATAAAAGGATTGGCACTCGATTTTGCCAGCTTTTCGTCCAGCAACATGGTTACTTTGGATAATGGGGCGATCTGGAGTTCTCCTTATTCCTTATGGCCGAGGGAGAACATGCAAGCTGTTCGAACTGCCCTGCAAACAGAAGCGGGTGTAGCTGGACAGAGCGAACAGCTCAGTGATGCAGCTGTAGCGGAAGTAGCCAAGGTCGAAATGAAAGCAGAGAAGAGAACACCAGCTTCGAAGCCCAAGCCCACGACAGGTACAAAAGAACAGCCAAAAACACAGAAACCAGCCAAACCATCACCAAATACGGCTCCAGAACCAACACAGGAGCCTGTAACCCCGCCGACTGTACCAGATGGAAATGGCGGCGAATCCAATCCTGAGCCCACGGATAGTAACATGCCACCACCAGATATTTTGGCTCCGCCTGCACCAGCGACAGATAGTGCTGATGTAGGGCAAACTGGATGA
- a CDS encoding TraR/DksA C4-type zinc finger protein, whose translation MVYSVDQKMVASFREKLLEQKKELEDRVQDHYGMREPMTTSLQEFAMYDNHPADIGSEMFEREKDLALDSLDRETLKEIDQALQRMEEGTYGLCTVCGEQIPVERLEALPQAQTCKEHAPAPSVNESRPIEEEFLQPPFGRTSLDEKEGQNGFDGEDAWQIVESWGTSSTPFSYQEPDKTDYDEMYIESNEPDGFVEAVEEIGYTDIEGYHGPDSVHFMRSGTYEEYMRKGEGKGNFLSYDDYEGEQAEREGMDDYS comes from the coding sequence GTGGTGTACAGCGTGGACCAAAAGATGGTGGCCAGCTTCCGGGAAAAGCTGCTGGAACAGAAAAAAGAACTGGAAGACCGCGTACAGGACCATTATGGCATGAGAGAACCGATGACAACCTCTTTGCAGGAGTTTGCCATGTACGATAATCATCCGGCAGATATCGGCAGCGAGATGTTTGAGCGGGAAAAAGATTTAGCCCTAGACAGTCTCGATCGCGAGACATTAAAAGAGATTGATCAGGCGCTACAGCGCATGGAGGAAGGTACCTACGGCCTGTGTACGGTCTGTGGGGAGCAAATACCCGTGGAGCGACTGGAAGCACTGCCTCAGGCACAAACGTGCAAGGAGCACGCACCGGCGCCGTCAGTCAACGAGTCTCGCCCGATTGAAGAAGAATTTTTGCAGCCGCCGTTTGGACGTACGTCTTTGGATGAAAAAGAAGGACAGAACGGATTTGACGGTGAGGATGCTTGGCAAATTGTCGAGTCATGGGGGACATCCAGCACTCCTTTCTCTTACCAGGAACCCGACAAAACGGATTACGACGAAATGTATATCGAGAGCAATGAGCCGGATGGCTTTGTAGAAGCCGTAGAAGAAATCGGTTATACCGATATTGAAGGATATCACGGACCGGACAGTGTGCATTTCATGAGAAGCGGGACGTATGAGGAGTATATGAGAAAAGGAGAAGGGAAAGGAAACTTCCTCTCCTATGACGATTATGAGGGAGAGCAAGCAGAACGAGAGGGCATGGATGACTACTCATGA
- a CDS encoding Hsp20/alpha crystallin family protein, translating into MKNLQETMKQLQKASESLSKLGFDPDHPWKALSQMGQVLDTNFWENIATLNKQAAQKTTAAAAPNVPPVKKGKKKTKEKPMRFVQVNDSHFSPASDIFQSEQMVIVSCELPGFDRDSLEITLSDQRWLEVKGIIKESEHHGLRTQGERSYGPFYRKLALPVSVSSKGMRAQYQDGLLEIYLMRDGAANERKTTFKASL; encoded by the coding sequence ATGAAAAACCTGCAAGAGACCATGAAGCAGTTACAAAAAGCATCCGAAAGTTTGTCCAAGCTCGGCTTTGACCCAGATCATCCGTGGAAAGCATTAAGCCAGATGGGGCAGGTGCTGGATACGAATTTTTGGGAGAATATTGCGACGCTTAATAAGCAAGCAGCACAAAAGACGACTGCCGCAGCCGCGCCAAATGTACCACCCGTGAAAAAGGGGAAAAAAAAGACGAAGGAAAAACCGATGCGTTTCGTGCAGGTAAACGATTCGCATTTTTCCCCAGCCTCAGATATCTTCCAATCAGAGCAAATGGTCATTGTTTCCTGTGAACTGCCAGGCTTCGATCGCGATAGTCTGGAGATTACCCTCTCCGACCAACGGTGGCTGGAGGTCAAGGGGATCATCAAAGAAAGTGAGCACCACGGGCTTCGTACACAAGGGGAAAGAAGCTACGGCCCGTTTTATCGCAAGCTGGCTTTACCGGTTTCCGTCAGTTCAAAAGGGATGAGGGCCCAGTATCAGGATGGGTTGTTAGAAATCTATTTGATGCGTGATGGAGCGGCGAATGAACGAAAAACAACATTTAAAGCAAGCTTGTAA
- a CDS encoding NUDIX domain-containing protein: MYAFYDDFGLPVKLTFSPEEYRNHQAGHVLVFAFYQGKLLFTRHRTRGVELPGGKVETGENSLAAAVREVYEETGAILEGIERIGQYTIDDSMRKDIYIAKVADYTNQPNGSDVLATIVFADIPRNVKGNQEFSRILQDDVYPLALERALRHPFATS; the protein is encoded by the coding sequence ATGTACGCTTTTTACGACGATTTCGGCTTACCTGTCAAGCTAACCTTTTCCCCCGAAGAGTATCGTAACCACCAAGCAGGTCACGTGCTGGTCTTCGCTTTTTATCAAGGAAAGCTGTTATTTACTCGCCATCGTACACGCGGTGTGGAGCTACCAGGGGGAAAAGTAGAAACGGGTGAAAACAGCTTGGCGGCAGCCGTTCGTGAAGTCTATGAAGAAACCGGCGCCATTCTGGAAGGGATTGAGCGCATCGGACAGTACACCATCGACGATTCGATGCGAAAAGACATTTATATCGCAAAGGTAGCGGACTATACAAACCAGCCAAACGGCTCAGACGTGCTTGCCACCATTGTGTTTGCAGATATCCCGCGAAATGTAAAAGGCAATCAGGAGTTTAGTCGCATTCTGCAAGATGATGTGTATCCGCTCGCACTCGAACGAGCTTTACGTCATCCCTTCGCTACGTCCTAG
- a CDS encoding NAD(P)/FAD-dependent oxidoreductase, with translation MEHIQVLIAGGGIAGLSAAIWCQRLGLSCLLIEKTDRLGGQLHHIYNEITDFPPLVYDQGAALVKVLIAHPYIRQPNIRLNEAILSIDRETKQVITSKSVYRVDYLLIATGVGWNEIPALADCPSVLSPWFSTTAQAHTIAGQDIAVIGGGDRALESAANLSFHARQVYLLVRSSGLRARPEWQKKITGLPNIQVLWETQVSDYQEEEARTVLTLTSTRAGNPQTIAVDWILPRIGVHGNTAGLEGLDTFGDDYLQTDSYQRVNSPWIYAVGDVSNGAAYASLSLAVGQAMKAVKHISLEIQNNRSKSL, from the coding sequence GTGGAACACATACAGGTGCTGATCGCGGGTGGCGGCATCGCAGGGTTGTCCGCAGCAATATGGTGCCAACGATTGGGTCTTTCTTGTCTTCTTATTGAAAAAACGGATCGACTCGGCGGCCAACTGCATCACATATACAACGAGATTACCGACTTTCCGCCCCTTGTATATGACCAGGGAGCTGCCCTTGTAAAGGTACTGATCGCACATCCTTACATCCGACAGCCAAACATACGATTGAACGAAGCCATTCTTTCCATTGATCGGGAAACGAAGCAGGTAATTACTTCGAAATCCGTTTATCGTGTCGACTATTTACTCATCGCCACAGGAGTCGGCTGGAATGAGATACCGGCCCTAGCTGACTGTCCGAGCGTCCTGTCGCCTTGGTTTTCTACAACTGCCCAAGCGCACACCATCGCCGGGCAAGATATCGCCGTCATTGGCGGAGGAGATCGTGCATTAGAAAGTGCAGCAAATTTGAGCTTTCATGCCCGACAAGTCTATCTGTTGGTTCGGAGCAGTGGGTTGCGCGCTCGTCCCGAATGGCAAAAGAAAATCACAGGCCTGCCCAACATCCAAGTCCTGTGGGAAACACAAGTAAGTGACTATCAGGAAGAAGAGGCACGGACTGTTTTGACACTCACCTCTACGCGGGCAGGCAATCCGCAGACGATCGCAGTCGATTGGATTCTGCCGCGAATTGGTGTTCATGGAAACACAGCGGGTCTCGAAGGCTTGGACACGTTTGGCGATGACTATTTGCAAACGGATTCGTATCAACGAGTCAACTCTCCATGGATATACGCAGTCGGAGACGTGAGCAACGGAGCCGCTTATGCGAGTTTGTCACTGGCAGTTGGTCAAGCGATGAAGGCGGTCAAGCATATTTCCTTGGAAATTCAAAACAACAGATCAAAGAGCCTGTAG